Proteins encoded in a region of the Populus nigra chromosome 3, ddPopNigr1.1, whole genome shotgun sequence genome:
- the LOC133688174 gene encoding transcription factor bHLH35-like produces the protein MDIIENIGEYQNYWETSLIWNEELNYSWATNQQSNLGYYASSLPEGTASPIRTKNIASETNKRKELNDKLLALREAVPKISKLDKASIIKDAIGYIQDLQEQERILQAEIREHESKRLKKHPDSGFEQELPDLLRSKRTRYDKIYHHSLGRSSCPIQVHELAITSMGEKTLLVSLACNKTTDAMTRICEVFESLKLKIITANATVLSGMVKKTVVIEVDEEEKEHLKIKIERAVSALRSPHIVQ, from the exons ATGGATATCATTGAAAATATTGGAGAGTACCAAAATTACTGGGAAACTAGCTTGATTTGGAACGAAGAGCTTAATTATAG TTGGGCAACGAATCAGCAATCTAATCTCGGGTACTATGCTTCAAGTTTGCCGGAGGGAACTGCTTCACCAATAAGGACTAAAAATATTGCTTCGGAGACGAACAAGAGGAAGGAGCTCAATGACAAGCTCTTGGCACTTAGAGAAGCAGTCCCCAAAATCAGCAAG TTGGACAAGGCTTCCATAATCAAAGATGCTATTGGGTACATCCAAGACTTGCAAGAACAGGAGAGGATACTCCAAGCGGAGATAAGGGAGCATGAATCCAAAAGATTGAAGAAACATCCTGATTCTGGCTTTGAGCAAGAGCTACCAGACTTGTTAAGATCCAAGAGAACAAGATATGACAAAATTTATCATCACAGTTTGGGCAGGAGTAGTTGTCCAATTCAAGTTCATGAA CTTGCTATTACCTCTATGGGAGAGAAGACATTGTTAGTGAGCTTAGCATGTAATAAAACAACAGACGCAATGACTAGGATCTGTGAGGTTTTTGAATCTTTGAAGCTAAAAATTATCACAGCAAATGCCACAGTTCTCTCAGGGATGGTAAAGAAGACAGTCGTGATAGAG GTCGAcgaagaagagaaagagcatctgaagatcaaaattgaaagagctgTTTCAGCTCTTAGATCCCCACATATAGTCCAGTAA